The stretch of DNA CAAAATCTCTTACCATTTCCTTAATCATTTGTTGTTCTTTTGTTAATTCAAAATTCAATTTCATTTCCCCCTTTTCCAACTACGCCGAATAGACAGACTAGTCGGTCTCTTATTGTGTTTATAAAAAGCCTGTCAAATTGACGGCTGTTTATGAAGTAATAAATGTTCCGTTGTTAATTCCTCTAAGCCTTTTTCCGTTATTAGGGAATGTAAAATCAAATCAATAAAAATATCTGCAATTTCTTCAATGGTGAATTTGCCTTCTTTGTTGAACCATTTGTAAGACCAGTTAATCATCCCAATAAATGCCATTGTAGAGATCTCTGCAGATACATCCCGAAAATCACCTGATTGCTGCCCCTCTTCAATTACTTGTAAAATAATTCTTCGGTAGCGGTCGCGTTTCTCATTTATTACTGCTTCAAACTCGCCCGCAAGATAAGTGCTTTCTTGATAAAAGACTGTAATATGGAATTTGTATAAATCAAATACTTTTGTAAATGAGTGGATGATTGCA from Oikeobacillus pervagus encodes:
- a CDS encoding TetR/AcrR family transcriptional regulator, with the protein product MNKKTLKERIVETSLILFEEKGYHGVSVDQIVKEAGASKGGFYHNFKSKDELLYHIHDVFISYVIDKAQEAYDQYDTPISRLCAIIHSFTKVFDLYKFHITVFYQESTYLAGEFEAVINEKRDRYRRIILQVIEEGQQSGDFRDVSAEISTMAFIGMINWSYKWFNKEGKFTIEEIADIFIDLILHSLITEKGLEELTTEHLLLHKQPSI